One genomic window of Roseobacter ponti includes the following:
- a CDS encoding serine/threonine protein kinase: MHKTVVNSWNEWDPLRHVIVGRADDCHIPPAEPALEAKVPEDSDMRGQWGRRPQETIDRANELLDTFAGQLRARGIRVDRPVPINHALPASTPDFHTDSQFGCMPPRDVLLTVGSEMLEATMSYRCRWFEYLNYRPLMQKYFEEDPKFRHESAPKPRLTDADYHPDYLSDKIGVEKRLQWAAEKFFVTTEEEPLFDAADVLRFGRDLVVQHGFTTNLKGIEWLRRHFPEHRVHAVNFPGDPYPIHIDATFTPLRPGLILNNPQRRLPKEQRDMFEKNGWDIVDAAQPAHNQPPPLCYSSVWLSMNVLVLDHGTVCVEKSEVYQAEQMDRLGLEVVEVELRDAYAFGGGLHCCTADVYREGTCEDYFPHL, from the coding sequence ATGCACAAAACCGTCGTTAACAGCTGGAACGAATGGGATCCGCTGCGCCACGTGATTGTTGGGCGGGCAGATGATTGTCACATCCCGCCCGCGGAACCTGCGCTTGAGGCCAAGGTGCCCGAAGACAGCGACATGCGCGGTCAGTGGGGCAGGCGTCCGCAGGAAACCATCGACCGGGCGAATGAGCTGCTCGATACTTTCGCTGGGCAGCTTCGGGCACGTGGCATCCGTGTCGACCGGCCCGTGCCGATCAATCATGCGCTGCCTGCGAGCACACCCGATTTCCATACGGACAGTCAGTTTGGCTGCATGCCCCCGCGCGACGTTCTGCTGACCGTGGGCTCGGAGATGCTGGAGGCGACGATGTCTTATCGCTGCCGTTGGTTTGAGTATCTGAATTACCGGCCACTGATGCAGAAATATTTCGAGGAAGATCCGAAGTTCCGCCACGAAAGCGCGCCGAAACCGCGGCTGACGGATGCGGATTACCATCCCGATTACCTCAGCGACAAAATCGGTGTGGAAAAGCGGCTGCAATGGGCGGCGGAGAAGTTTTTCGTCACGACCGAAGAGGAGCCGCTTTTCGACGCGGCGGATGTGCTTCGGTTCGGGCGCGATCTCGTGGTGCAACACGGGTTCACCACCAATCTGAAGGGTATTGAGTGGCTGCGGCGGCATTTTCCGGAACACCGTGTTCATGCGGTGAACTTTCCGGGCGATCCCTATCCGATCCATATTGATGCGACCTTCACGCCCCTGCGCCCGGGCCTGATCCTCAACAATCCGCAGCGGCGTCTGCCAAAAGAGCAGCGCGACATGTTTGAGAAAAACGGCTGGGACATTGTGGATGCTGCACAGCCCGCGCATAACCAGCCGCCGCCGCTCTGCTATTCGTCCGTCTGGCTCAGCATGAACGTGCTTGTGCTTGACCATGGGACAGTCTGTGTTGAGAAATCCGAGGTGTATCAGGCCGAACAGATGGACAGGCTGGGTCTGGAAGTTGTCGAAGTGGAACTGCGCGACGCCTATGCCTTTGGTGGCGGGCTGCACTGCTGCACGGCGGATGTGTACCGTGAGGGCACCTGCGAAGACTATTTTCCGCATCTGTGA
- a CDS encoding LysR family transcriptional regulator produces the protein MNWSGIPSLAALRAFEAAARHQSLSAAARELNVTHAAIAQHVRALEEDFSESLLVRQGRGVAPTAAGLVLAGRLSEGFQSIADAVDDLRTQGANRPLNITVTPTFAASWLMPRIGDFWAKHPEVRLNINPGVELVDLRRDGFDLAVRYGEGDWPRLDAELLTEAQYLALAHPDLIGDRVVTKVSDLTDLPWLLDSNVMERRRIIEQEGIDLDTVKVTTLTTNDLTLSAAVAGLGVTFQPGSLVEREIRSGQLKPLAALRERGLGYHLVTVPGRMHPGQRVFMSWLRKKARESQP, from the coding sequence ATGAACTGGTCGGGAATTCCTTCGCTTGCGGCGCTGCGTGCATTTGAGGCTGCCGCACGGCACCAGAGTCTGAGTGCTGCGGCTCGCGAGCTTAACGTGACCCACGCGGCTATTGCCCAGCATGTCCGCGCACTGGAAGAAGATTTTTCCGAAAGTCTGCTGGTCCGGCAGGGACGCGGCGTTGCGCCGACAGCGGCGGGTCTGGTGCTCGCCGGGCGCCTGAGCGAGGGCTTTCAGAGCATTGCAGATGCCGTCGATGACCTGCGCACGCAGGGCGCTAACCGGCCGCTCAACATCACCGTGACGCCGACCTTTGCCGCCAGCTGGCTGATGCCGCGGATCGGTGATTTCTGGGCAAAACATCCTGAGGTGCGGCTGAACATAAATCCGGGTGTTGAACTGGTTGATCTGCGGCGTGACGGGTTTGATCTGGCGGTGCGATATGGTGAGGGCGACTGGCCACGGCTTGATGCTGAATTGCTGACAGAGGCGCAGTATCTGGCGCTGGCGCATCCGGACCTGATTGGAGACCGTGTGGTCACAAAAGTGTCTGACCTTACCGATCTGCCCTGGCTGCTTGATAGCAACGTCATGGAAAGGCGCCGGATCATCGAGCAGGAAGGCATTGATCTCGACACGGTCAAAGTCACTACACTCACAACCAATGATCTGACGCTGTCGGCGGCTGTTGCGGGTCTGGGCGTGACCTTTCAACCAGGCTCGCTGGTGGAGCGGGAGATCCGCTCAGGACAGCTTAAACCGCTCGCCGCCCTGCGCGAGCGCGGTCTTGGGTATCATCTGGTGACGGTTCCGGGGCGGATGCATCCGGGTCAGCGGGTGTTTATGTCATGGCTGCGCAAGAAGGCGCGCGAGAGCCAGCCCTGA
- a CDS encoding F0F1 ATP synthase subunit epsilon, which translates to MADTVQFDLVSPERLLASARVTSVQIPGADGDMTAMAGHAPTITTLRPGVLSVEGPDGASEYVVTGGFAEISADSISVLAERAIAKGDMTREHHEAMVKEAEEALNRAKETFENEPGPVDDAAKLLADMVAVGDHISV; encoded by the coding sequence ATGGCAGATACAGTCCAGTTCGACCTGGTATCCCCGGAACGGCTGCTTGCCTCTGCGCGGGTCACCTCCGTGCAGATTCCGGGCGCCGACGGCGATATGACGGCGATGGCGGGTCACGCGCCCACCATCACCACGCTGCGCCCCGGCGTCCTGAGCGTGGAAGGACCCGACGGCGCATCCGAGTATGTCGTTACAGGGGGCTTTGCCGAGATCAGTGCCGACAGCATTTCGGTGCTCGCAGAGCGCGCGATTGCCAAAGGTGACATGACCAGAGAACACCACGAGGCTATGGTGAAAGAGGCTGAAGAGGCCCTCAACCGCGCCAAAGAGACCTTTGAAAACGAGCCAGGGCCGGTGGATGACGCGGCCAAGCTGCTCGCGGACATGGTTGCCGTGGGTGATCACATTAGCGTCTGA
- the atpD gene encoding F0F1 ATP synthase subunit beta, whose product MANALGKITQVIGAVVDVQFEDHLPEILNALETENHGNRLVLEVAQHLGENTVRTIAMDSTEGLVRGQKVTDTDGPISIPVGNATLGRIMNVVGEPVDEKGPVNADEKRSIHQPAPEFAEQSTTSEVLETGIKVIDLLAPYAKGGKIGLFGGAGVGKTVLIMELINNIAKVHSGYSVFAGVGERTREGNDLYHEMIESNVIDPENLENSQVALVYGQMNEPPGARMRVALTGLTLAEQFRDQSGTDVLFFVDNIFRFTQAGSEVSALLGRIPSAVGYQPTLATDMGQMQERITSTKAGSITSVQAVYVPADDLTDPAPATSFAHLDATTVLSRAISELGIYPAVDPLDSTSRLMDPAVVGEEHYQVARDVQGILQRYKSLQDIIAILGMDELSEEDKLTVARARKIQRFLSQPFDVAKVFTGADGKQVPLTETIESFKAVVAGDYDHLPEGAFYMVGGIDEVKAKAEKMAADAA is encoded by the coding sequence ATGGCAAATGCGTTAGGCAAAATTACACAGGTCATCGGCGCGGTCGTCGACGTTCAGTTCGAGGATCACCTGCCCGAGATTCTGAACGCGCTGGAAACCGAAAACCACGGCAACCGGCTGGTGCTCGAAGTGGCCCAGCACCTTGGCGAGAACACCGTCAGGACCATCGCGATGGACTCAACCGAAGGCCTCGTGCGCGGTCAGAAAGTGACCGACACCGACGGACCGATCTCGATCCCGGTGGGCAACGCAACCCTCGGCCGGATCATGAACGTCGTGGGCGAGCCCGTTGACGAAAAAGGCCCCGTGAACGCGGATGAGAAACGCTCCATCCACCAGCCGGCGCCTGAGTTCGCTGAGCAGTCCACGACCTCCGAAGTGCTGGAAACCGGCATCAAAGTGATCGACCTGCTGGCCCCCTACGCCAAGGGCGGTAAAATTGGTCTCTTCGGCGGTGCGGGTGTGGGTAAAACCGTTCTCATCATGGAACTGATCAACAACATCGCCAAGGTGCACTCGGGCTATTCCGTGTTCGCCGGTGTGGGTGAGCGGACCCGAGAGGGCAACGACCTCTACCACGAGATGATCGAATCTAACGTGATTGATCCTGAAAACCTCGAGAACTCCCAGGTGGCGCTGGTCTATGGCCAGATGAACGAGCCTCCCGGAGCCCGTATGCGCGTGGCACTGACCGGTCTTACGCTGGCTGAGCAGTTCCGTGACCAATCGGGCACAGACGTTCTCTTCTTCGTCGACAACATTTTCCGCTTTACACAGGCCGGTTCCGAAGTGTCCGCCCTTCTGGGCCGTATTCCTTCCGCTGTGGGCTATCAGCCGACGCTGGCCACTGACATGGGCCAGATGCAGGAGCGTATCACTTCGACCAAAGCGGGCTCCATTACGTCCGTGCAGGCCGTCTACGTGCCTGCGGATGACCTCACCGACCCTGCGCCTGCGACATCCTTTGCGCACCTCGATGCTACGACGGTTCTTTCCCGTGCGATTTCCGAGCTGGGCATCTACCCGGCCGTTGACCCGCTCGATTCCACATCGCGCCTGATGGACCCTGCGGTTGTAGGCGAAGAGCATTATCAGGTCGCCCGTGACGTTCAGGGGATCCTGCAGCGCTATAAGTCACTCCAGGATATCATCGCGATTCTCGGCATGGACGAGCTCAGCGAAGAGGACAAACTCACCGTTGCCCGCGCGCGTAAAATCCAGCGTTTCCTCAGCCAGCCATTCGACGTGGCCAAGGTCTTCACCGGTGCTGACGGTAAACAGGTGCCGCTCACAGAGACCATCGAAAGCTTCAAAGCGGTTGTGGCCGGCGATTATGACCACCTGCCGGAAGGCGCCTTTTATATGGTCGGCGGCATCGACGAAGTGAAAGCCAAAGCCGAAAAAATGGCGGCAGACGCCGCTTAA
- a CDS encoding F0F1 ATP synthase subunit gamma gives MPSLKDLKNRIESVKSTRKITKAMQMVAAAKLRRAQEAAEMSRPYTERFNAVMSNLAASVGGSDSAPRLLSGTGSDKVQLLIVMTSERGLCGGFNANIAKKAKTHAKKLLAEGKEVKILTVGKKGRDQLKREYSKHFVGHVDLTEVKRVGYADAQGIAKDILARFDAGEFDVATIFYAKFENVVSQIPTAQQIIPADFEEPEADEASTLFDYEPDEEAILADLLPRGVATQIFSALLENGASEQGARMSAMDNATRNAGEMIEDLTIEYNRSRQAVITNELIEIISGAEAL, from the coding sequence ATGCCCAGTCTTAAGGACCTGAAAAACAGGATCGAGTCGGTCAAATCGACCCGCAAGATCACCAAGGCCATGCAGATGGTTGCCGCGGCGAAACTGCGCCGCGCGCAGGAAGCAGCCGAGATGTCGCGCCCTTACACGGAGCGCTTCAACGCGGTGATGTCCAATCTGGCGGCATCGGTGGGCGGGTCGGATTCCGCCCCCCGCCTGCTCAGTGGTACCGGCAGCGACAAGGTACAGCTGCTGATCGTCATGACCTCCGAGCGCGGCCTTTGCGGTGGCTTCAACGCCAACATCGCCAAAAAGGCCAAGACGCACGCGAAAAAGCTGCTTGCGGAAGGCAAAGAGGTCAAAATCCTGACCGTTGGCAAAAAAGGCCGTGACCAGCTGAAGCGAGAGTACAGCAAACACTTTGTCGGTCACGTGGATCTGACCGAAGTCAAGCGTGTCGGCTATGCTGATGCTCAGGGCATCGCCAAAGATATCCTTGCACGCTTTGATGCGGGTGAATTTGACGTGGCTACGATCTTTTACGCAAAGTTCGAGAACGTCGTCAGCCAGATCCCGACTGCTCAGCAGATTATCCCGGCGGATTTCGAAGAGCCGGAGGCTGATGAAGCCTCAACGCTCTTTGATTACGAGCCCGATGAGGAAGCGATCCTCGCGGATCTGCTGCCACGCGGCGTGGCAACTCAGATCTTTTCGGCACTGCTGGAAAACGGCGCCTCAGAACAGGGGGCGCGGATGTCTGCGATGGACAACGCCACGCGCAACGCGGGTGAGATGATCGAAGACCTCACGATCGAATACAACCGCTCGCGTCAGGCCGTCATCACCAACGAGCTGATCGAAATTATTTCCGGCGCGGAAGCGCTGTAG
- the atpA gene encoding F0F1 ATP synthase subunit alpha, producing the protein MGIQAAEISAILKDQIKNFGQEAEVAEVGRVLSVGDGIARVYGLDNVQAGEMVEFPGGIQGMALNLEADNVGVVIFGSDRDIKEGDTVKRTNSIVSVPAGDELLGRVVDGLGNPIDGKGPINASKSLVADVKAPGIIPRKSVHEPMATGLKAVDSMIPIGRGQRELIIGDRQTGKTAVALDAILNQKSYNDAAGDDESKKLYCVYVAIGQKRSTVAQLVKKLEETGAIEYSIVVAATASEPAPMQFLAPYSATAMAEHFRDNGRHALIVYDDLSKQAVSYRQMSLLLRRPPGREAYPGDVFYLHSRLLERSAKLGDDAGNGSLTALPIIETQGGDVSAFIPTNVISITDGQIFLETELFYQGVRPAVNTGLSVSRVGSSAQTSAMSSVAGPVKLSLAQYREMAAFAQFGSDLDASTQQLLARGARLTELMKQPQYSPLTNAEIVCVIFAGTNGFLDKVAVKDVGRFEAGLLNHMRSKHKDVLDWITDEDPKIKGDAADKLKAAISEFASDFA; encoded by the coding sequence ATGGGTATCCAAGCAGCAGAAATTTCTGCGATCCTGAAGGACCAGATCAAGAATTTCGGCCAGGAAGCCGAAGTGGCCGAAGTAGGCCGGGTGCTCTCCGTCGGTGACGGTATCGCGCGCGTCTACGGTCTGGACAACGTGCAGGCCGGTGAAATGGTCGAATTCCCCGGTGGTATCCAGGGTATGGCGCTGAACCTCGAAGCCGACAACGTCGGTGTCGTGATCTTCGGCTCCGACCGCGACATCAAAGAAGGCGACACCGTCAAGCGCACCAACTCTATCGTGTCAGTGCCTGCGGGTGATGAACTGCTGGGTCGCGTTGTGGACGGTCTTGGTAACCCCATCGATGGCAAGGGGCCGATCAACGCCTCCAAATCGCTTGTCGCAGACGTCAAAGCGCCGGGCATCATCCCGCGCAAGTCCGTGCACGAGCCGATGGCCACCGGCCTCAAAGCCGTGGACAGCATGATCCCGATTGGCCGCGGCCAGCGTGAGCTGATCATCGGTGACCGCCAGACCGGCAAAACCGCCGTGGCACTTGACGCAATCCTGAACCAGAAATCCTATAACGACGCCGCCGGCGACGACGAGAGCAAGAAGCTCTATTGCGTCTATGTGGCGATCGGTCAGAAGCGTTCGACTGTTGCCCAGCTGGTGAAAAAGCTTGAAGAGACCGGCGCGATTGAATACTCCATCGTTGTGGCCGCGACAGCGTCCGAGCCTGCGCCGATGCAGTTTCTCGCACCTTACTCCGCCACGGCCATGGCCGAGCACTTCCGCGACAACGGCCGCCACGCGCTGATCGTCTATGATGACCTCAGCAAACAGGCTGTGTCCTACCGCCAGATGTCGCTGCTGCTGCGTCGCCCGCCCGGCCGCGAAGCTTATCCCGGCGACGTTTTCTATCTCCACTCCCGTCTGCTTGAGCGGTCCGCGAAACTGGGCGATGATGCGGGCAACGGCTCGCTGACGGCTCTGCCGATCATCGAAACACAGGGTGGCGACGTGTCGGCCTTTATTCCGACCAACGTGATTTCGATCACCGACGGCCAGATCTTCCTTGAGACGGAACTTTTCTACCAGGGTGTCCGCCCTGCGGTGAACACAGGTCTGTCGGTGTCGCGTGTGGGCTCCTCGGCCCAGACATCCGCCATGTCCTCGGTTGCCGGCCCGGTGAAACTGTCGCTCGCACAGTACCGCGAAATGGCAGCATTTGCCCAGTTCGGCTCGGATCTTGATGCCTCCACCCAGCAGCTGCTGGCCCGGGGTGCGCGTCTGACCGAGCTGATGAAGCAGCCGCAGTATTCGCCGCTGACCAACGCCGAAATCGTCTGTGTGATTTTTGCCGGTACCAACGGCTTCCTCGACAAGGTCGCAGTCAAAGACGTCGGTCGCTTTGAAGCTGGTCTGCTGAACCACATGCGTTCCAAGCACAAAGACGTGCTGGACTGGATCACTGATGAGGACCCGAAAATCAAAGGCGATGCAGCAGATAAACTCAAAGCTGCGATCAGCGAATTCGCCTCTGACTTCGCTTAA
- a CDS encoding F0F1 ATP synthase subunit delta has protein sequence MSEPASISTSIAARYATAVYDIAKDGDNVKALEADLDALQAAMNDSEDFRTLIHSPIYTREEQAGAISAIAAKMNLTDTVANTLALMAQKRRLFVVPQLLSTLRDIIATEKGEVTAEVVSARALTKAQSEKLARTLKASTGKDVTLNATVDESLIGGLVVKVGSRMIDTSIRAKLNSLQNAMKEVG, from the coding sequence GTGTCAGAACCAGCTTCGATTTCCACAAGCATCGCTGCGCGTTATGCGACTGCAGTTTATGATATCGCGAAAGACGGCGACAACGTTAAAGCACTCGAAGCAGACCTCGACGCGCTGCAGGCGGCAATGAACGACAGCGAGGATTTCCGGACCCTGATCCACTCGCCCATTTATACCCGCGAAGAACAGGCCGGCGCGATCTCGGCGATCGCAGCGAAAATGAACCTCACGGACACGGTGGCGAACACGCTCGCACTGATGGCGCAGAAACGCCGCCTCTTCGTGGTGCCACAGCTTCTCTCTACACTGCGCGACATTATCGCCACAGAAAAAGGCGAAGTGACCGCAGAGGTCGTTTCCGCCAGGGCGCTGACCAAAGCGCAGTCCGAGAAACTCGCCAGGACGCTCAAAGCCTCCACAGGCAAAGACGTGACACTGAACGCGACCGTTGATGAAAGCCTCATCGGCGGTCTCGTCGTTAAAGTTGGTTCGCGTATGATCGATACCTCGATCCGCGCGAAACTGAATTCCCTCCAGAATGCAATGAAAGAGGTCGGATAA
- a CDS encoding methyltransferase domain-containing protein — MHLDVQDLRNFYYRSALGRAAQVSLRGRMMELWPEAKGQTVVGYGFAAPLLRPYLKDARRVIALMPGPQGVMPWPADKDNVSVLTEETLWPLETGHVDKLVLLHGLETSERASDLLEECWRVLGPGGRALFIVPNRAGLWARRDRTPFGFGRPYSPGQLETQLRKHQFLPERHLGALYHVPSAKRLWMKAGPAFENIGRRVPAMMAGGAFMVEATKLVYPPKGQIEPVRRPSAVSVLKPAAKAV; from the coding sequence ATGCACCTGGACGTACAGGACCTTCGAAATTTCTATTACCGGTCGGCTCTGGGTCGGGCGGCTCAGGTCAGTCTGCGTGGCCGGATGATGGAACTCTGGCCCGAAGCCAAGGGTCAGACTGTCGTGGGCTATGGTTTTGCCGCTCCGCTGCTGCGACCGTATCTCAAGGACGCGCGCCGTGTCATTGCGCTGATGCCCGGCCCTCAGGGGGTGATGCCCTGGCCTGCGGACAAAGATAACGTCTCTGTGCTGACGGAAGAAACGCTATGGCCGCTGGAAACCGGCCATGTGGATAAACTGGTCCTGCTGCACGGGCTGGAGACCTCAGAACGGGCCTCAGACCTGCTTGAGGAATGCTGGCGGGTGCTGGGCCCGGGGGGCAGGGCGCTCTTTATCGTGCCGAACCGGGCAGGTCTCTGGGCGCGGCGCGACCGCACGCCTTTCGGCTTCGGCCGGCCTTACTCACCCGGCCAGCTTGAGACACAACTGCGCAAACACCAGTTTCTGCCCGAGCGGCATCTGGGCGCGCTTTATCACGTGCCGTCGGCCAAAAGGCTCTGGATGAAAGCGGGGCCGGCGTTTGAAAATATCGGGCGTCGGGTGCCGGCGATGATGGCAGGGGGCGCTTTCATGGTGGAGGCGACCAAACTGGTCTATCCGCCGAAAGGCCAGATCGAGCCTGTGCGGCGCCCGTCAGCCGTCAGTGTTCTCAAACCGGCGGCAAAAGCTGTATAA
- the gloB gene encoding hydroxyacylglutathione hydrolase, which translates to MAPELVTIPCLSDNYAFLLHDPESGATALIDVPEAAPVLAELERRGWSLSDVWITHHHSDHVQGLPDILVAHDVKVTGAAADKRRLPDLDVAVSDGDSFEFAGHTVHVLDVSGHTVGHIAYHVPDATAVFTADSLMALGCGRLFEGSAAQMWASLSRLMTLPADTLVCSGHEYTAANAKFALTIDPDNKDLISRSERITEARAKGVPTVPSTLALELETNPFLRAADPDIRAALGMTDADDVDVFAEIRARKDVF; encoded by the coding sequence ATGGCCCCCGAACTCGTCACCATCCCGTGCCTTTCGGACAATTATGCCTTTCTGCTGCATGACCCGGAGAGCGGGGCGACTGCGCTGATTGATGTCCCCGAAGCGGCACCGGTTCTGGCAGAGCTTGAGCGGCGGGGCTGGTCGCTCAGCGATGTCTGGATCACGCATCATCACAGCGATCACGTCCAGGGCCTGCCGGACATCCTGGTCGCTCATGACGTTAAGGTCACCGGGGCTGCCGCTGACAAACGCCGGCTGCCCGATCTGGATGTTGCAGTGTCGGATGGCGACAGTTTTGAGTTTGCGGGGCACACTGTCCACGTCCTTGATGTATCCGGGCACACAGTCGGCCATATTGCTTATCACGTGCCGGACGCGACGGCCGTGTTCACCGCTGACAGCCTGATGGCACTGGGTTGCGGGCGGCTTTTTGAAGGCAGTGCGGCGCAGATGTGGGCGTCGCTGTCGCGGCTGATGACGCTGCCGGCTGACACACTGGTCTGTTCAGGCCATGAATACACCGCAGCCAATGCTAAGTTCGCCTTAACCATTGATCCCGATAATAAAGACCTTATATCGCGCTCGGAGCGGATTACTGAGGCGCGTGCCAAAGGTGTCCCGACCGTCCCATCAACCCTGGCGCTCGAACTGGAGACAAATCCGTTTCTGCGTGCCGCTGACCCCGATATCCGCGCGGCACTTGGGATGACCGATGCTGACGACGTGGATGTCTTCGCCGAGATACGAGCCCGCAAAGATGTCTTCTGA
- the clpA gene encoding ATP-dependent Clp protease ATP-binding subunit ClpA: MPSFSTTLEQAIHSALALANARRHEFATLEHLLLALIDEPDATRVMKACSVDVDDLRATLVEFVDEDLSNLVTDVDGSEAVPTAAFQRVIQRAAIHVQSSGRTEVTGANVLVAIFAERESNAAYFLQDQDMTRYDAVNFIAHGVAKDPAFGEQRPVSGAPEQEEEAQGVTEGEKKESALEKYCVDLNAKSREGDIDPLIGRDSEVERCIQVLCRRRKNNPLLVGDPGVGKTAIAEGLARKIVAGETPEVLSETTIYSLDMGALLAGTRYRGDFEERLKAVVSELEDHKDAVLFIDEIHTVIGAGATSGGAMDASNLLKPALAGGKLRTMGSTTYKEFRQHFEKDRALSRRFQKIDINEPSVEDAVKILRGLKPYFEDHHSVKYTADAIRTSVELASRYINDRKLPDSAIDVIDEAGAAQHLVVAAKRRKTIGTREIENVVAKIARIPPKNVSKDDAEVLKDLEGSLKRVVFGQDKAIEALSSAIKLARAGLREPEKPIGNYLFAGPTGVGKTEVAKQLADTLGVELLRFDMSEYMEKHAVSRLIGAPPGYVGFDQGGMLTDGVDQHPHCVLLLDEMEKAHPDVYNILLQVMDHGKLTDHNGRTVDFRNVVLIMTSNAGAAEQAKEAIGFGRDRREGEDTAAIERTFTPEFRNRLDAVISFAPLPKEVILRVVEKFVLQLEAQLMDRNVTIELTKPAAEWLADRGYDSKMGARPLGRVIQEHIKKPLAEDLLFGKLAKGGVVRVGVKGGEIDLKIDGPDKPRLSGDKPPLLTAE, translated from the coding sequence GTGCCTTCATTTTCAACAACCCTGGAACAGGCAATCCATTCTGCGCTGGCCCTGGCCAATGCGCGCCGGCATGAATTTGCCACGCTGGAGCATCTTCTGCTCGCTCTGATCGACGAACCGGATGCCACCCGCGTCATGAAAGCCTGCAGCGTCGATGTCGATGATCTGCGCGCCACGCTGGTCGAATTTGTCGATGAGGATCTGAGCAATCTCGTCACCGATGTCGACGGATCAGAGGCCGTGCCGACTGCTGCTTTTCAGCGGGTTATTCAGCGTGCCGCGATCCACGTGCAGTCTTCGGGCCGCACGGAAGTGACCGGTGCCAATGTGCTCGTTGCGATCTTTGCCGAGCGCGAGAGCAACGCCGCCTACTTCCTGCAGGATCAGGATATGACCCGCTATGACGCAGTGAATTTCATCGCGCACGGCGTGGCCAAAGACCCTGCTTTTGGCGAACAACGCCCGGTTTCTGGTGCGCCTGAGCAGGAAGAAGAGGCCCAGGGCGTCACGGAAGGCGAGAAGAAAGAGAGCGCGCTGGAGAAATACTGCGTGGATCTCAATGCAAAATCGCGCGAGGGCGACATTGACCCGCTTATCGGACGCGACAGCGAAGTAGAGCGCTGCATTCAGGTGCTTTGCCGCCGCCGCAAAAACAACCCGCTGCTGGTTGGTGACCCCGGTGTCGGCAAAACGGCGATCGCCGAAGGTCTGGCCCGGAAGATCGTCGCTGGTGAGACCCCTGAGGTGTTGTCTGAGACGACGATCTACTCGCTGGATATGGGCGCCCTGCTCGCGGGAACACGCTATCGCGGTGATTTTGAGGAGCGTCTCAAGGCGGTGGTCTCCGAACTGGAAGACCATAAGGATGCTGTGCTCTTCATCGACGAAATCCACACTGTAATCGGTGCGGGTGCGACGTCTGGTGGCGCGATGGATGCCTCCAACCTGCTGAAACCGGCCCTGGCCGGTGGCAAGCTGCGTACCATGGGATCAACCACCTACAAAGAGTTCCGCCAGCATTTTGAGAAGGACCGCGCGCTGAGCCGCCGGTTCCAGAAGATTGATATCAACGAGCCGTCCGTCGAAGACGCGGTGAAAATCCTGCGTGGCCTCAAGCCCTATTTTGAAGATCACCACTCGGTTAAATACACCGCCGATGCGATCAGAACCTCGGTGGAGCTGGCATCACGCTATATCAACGACCGCAAACTGCCCGACAGTGCGATTGACGTTATCGATGAAGCAGGTGCAGCTCAGCATCTGGTGGTGGCGGCCAAACGGCGCAAAACCATCGGCACCCGGGAGATCGAAAATGTAGTTGCCAAGATCGCCCGCATCCCGCCGAAGAATGTCTCGAAAGACGATGCCGAAGTTCTCAAAGACCTTGAGGGTTCTCTCAAGCGCGTGGTCTTCGGTCAGGACAAGGCGATTGAAGCTTTGTCGTCGGCGATCAAACTGGCACGTGCAGGCCTGCGCGAGCCTGAAAAACCGATCGGTAACTATCTCTTCGCCGGGCCGACAGGCGTCGGCAAAACCGAAGTGGCAAAACAACTGGCGGACACGCTGGGTGTGGAACTGCTGCGGTTTGACATGTCTGAATACATGGAGAAACACGCGGTCAGCCGACTGATCGGTGCGCCTCCCGGATATGTGGGATTTGATCAGGGCGGCATGCTGACGGATGGTGTGGACCAGCATCCACACTGTGTTCTTCTGCTCGACGAAATGGAAAAAGCGCATCCGGATGTTTACAACATCCTGCTGCAGGTGATGGACCATGGCAAGCTGACCGACCACAACGGCCGGACAGTGGACTTCCGCAATGTTGTTCTGATCATGACTTCCAACGCCGGTGCAGCAGAGCAGGCCAAAGAGGCGATCGGTTTTGGTCGTGACCGTCGGGAGGGCGAGGACACTGCAGCGATCGAGCGGACCTTCACGCCGGAGTTCCGCAACCGTCTTGACGCCGTGATCAGCTTCGCACCCCTGCCGAAAGAGGTCATTCTGCGGGTGGTCGAGAAGTTTGTGCTTCAGCTTGAAGCCCAACTGATGGATCGCAACGTCACGATCGAGTTGACCAAGCCGGCGGCAGAGTGGTTGGCGGATCGTGGCTATGACAGCAAAATGGGTGCCCGCCCGCTTGGTCGGGTGATCCAAGAGCACATCAAAAAGCCCCTGGCCGAGGATCTGCTTTTTGGCAAACTGGCCAAGGGCGGCGTGGTTCGCGTGGGTGTAAAGGGCGGCGAGATCGATCTCAAGATCGACGGGCCGGACAAGCCGCGCCTCTCAGGGGACAAACCACCGCTGCTGACCGCTGAGTAG